The Macaca fascicularis isolate 582-1 chromosome 1, T2T-MFA8v1.1 genome includes a window with the following:
- the ACTRT2 gene encoding actin-related protein T2 encodes MFNPHALDSPAVIFDNGSGLCKAGLSGEFGPRHIVSSIVGHLKFQAPSAGANQKKYFVGEEALYKLEALQLHSPIERGLITGWDDMERLWKHLFEWELGVKPSDQPLLATEPSLNPRENREKIAEVMFENFGVPAFYLSDQAVLALYASACVTGLVVDSGDGVTCTVPIFEGYSLPHAVTKLHVAGRDITELLTQLLLASGHTFSCELDKGLVDDIKKKLCYVALEPEKELSRRPEEVLREYKLPDGNIISLGDPLYQAPEALFAPQQLGCQSPGLSHMVSSSITKCDADIQKILFGEIVLSGGTTLFHGLDDRLLKELEQLASKDTPIKITAPPDRWFSTWIGASIVTSLSSFKQMWVTAADFKEFGSSVVQRRCF; translated from the coding sequence ATGTTTAATCCGCACGCGTTAGACTCCCCCGCTGTGATTTTCGACAATGGCTCGGGGCTCTGCAAAGCGGGCCTGTCCGGGGAGTTTGGACCCCGGCATATCGTCAGCTCCATCGTGGGGCACCTGAAATTCCAGGCGCCCTCAGCGGGGGCCAACCAGAAGAAGTACTTTGTGGGGGAGGAGGCCCTGTACAAGCTCGAGGCCCTGCAGCTGCACTCCCCCATCGAGCGTGGCCTGATCACAGGGTGGGATGACATGGAGAGACTCTGGAAGCATCTCTTTGAGTGGGAGCTGGGTGTGAAACCCAGCGACCAGCCTCTGCTCGCGACGGAACCCTCCCTGAACCCCAGGGAGAACCGAGAGAAGATAGCGGAAGTCATGTTTGAGAACTTTGGCGTGCCCGCTTTCTACCTGTCGGACCAGGCGGTGCTGGCTCTCTACGCCTCGGCCTGCGTCACGGGCCTGGTGGTGGACAGCGGGGATGGGGTCACCTGCACTGTCCCCATCTTCGAGGGTTACTCCCTGCCCCACGCAGTCACCAAGCTCCACGTGGCGGGCAGGGACATCACGGAGCTCCTCACGCAGCTGCTCCTGGCCAGCGGCCACACCTTCTCCTGCGAGCTGGACAAGGGCCTGGTGGATGACATCAAAAAAAAGCTGTGCTACGTGGCCTTGGAGCCCGAGAAGGAGCTTTCCCGGAGGCCGGAGGAGGTCCTGAGGGAGTACAAGCTGCCCGACGGGAACATCATCAGCCTTGGGGACCCGCTGTACCAGGCGCCCGAGGCCCTGTTCGCGCCCCAGCAGCTGGGCTGCCAGAGCCCCGGGCTTTCGCATATGGTCTCCAGCAGCATCACCAAGTGTGATGCCGACATCCAGAAGATCCTCTTTGGGGAGATCGTGCTGTCGGGGGGCACTACCCTGTTCCACGGGCTGGATGACCGGCTTCTCaaggagctggagcagctggccTCCAAGGACACTCCCATCAAGATCACGGCTCCCCCCGACCGGTGGTTCTCCACCTGGATTGGAGCCTCCATCGTCACCTCTCTGAGTAGCTTCAAGCAGATGTGGGTCACCGCCGCAGACTTCAAGGAGTTTGGGAGCTCCGTGGTGCAGAGAAGATGCTTCTGA